Proteins encoded in a region of the Flammeovirga yaeyamensis genome:
- a CDS encoding DUF4924 family protein — translation MLIAQQKKEQNICEYIIYIYQSEELLRAFDFNFEDIREYVVNHITKLNDKERDEVIQWHKDLLELMKKEEVTKEGHCSWAQDEVDNITTLHHKLLSEDEEYQKVYKKASPHIDENLKFADGLITNPIQICINGIFGLLLLRTRGKKVDNATKNILDSFGDVLSYLAYKFKEVDKN, via the coding sequence ATGCTAATCGCTCAACAAAAGAAGGAACAGAATATCTGTGAATACATCATTTACATATATCAATCAGAGGAATTATTAAGAGCTTTCGATTTTAATTTTGAGGATATCAGAGAATACGTAGTAAATCATATTACTAAATTAAACGATAAAGAAAGAGATGAAGTAATTCAATGGCACAAAGACCTTCTTGAACTTATGAAAAAAGAAGAGGTAACAAAAGAAGGACATTGTTCATGGGCCCAAGATGAAGTTGACAATATTACGACCCTACACCACAAATTGTTGAGTGAAGACGAAGAATACCAAAAAGTATACAAAAAAGCTTCTCCTCACATTGATGAAAATCTAAAATTTGCCGATGGATTGATTACTAATCCAATTCAAATTTGTATTAATGGAATATTTGGTTTATTATTACTTAGAACTAGAGGAAAAAAAGTTGATAATGCGACCAAAAATATACTTGACTCGTTCGGTGATGTCTTATCTTATCTAGCATACAAATTCAAAGAAGTAGATAAAAACTAA
- a CDS encoding pirin family protein: MKKIHQIVSIGAQWPTLDPFLFTAHHKEVYPKGNDDMSISVSLEGRNVGSDFSSKDGWSMYHGRKIPGFPYHPHRGFETITVVEEGFADHSDSLGAYGRFGNGDVQWMTAGKGVQHSEMFPLLATDKENPLELFQIWLNLPAKSKMVAPDYKMLWSEDIPIVKENDDKVSVKVIAGQYKETIPLGTTNDSWASVKENNVGVWKIHLASHTTYQLPSTEEGTNRTLYFYRGEEVQIEDQLITKNSCIHVSENEVITISTNQSEAYILVLQGKPINEPVAQHGPFVMNTKEELQDAFSDYQRTEFGGWPWEEKEKVHEKSKGRFAVYPDGKLEEKSK; this comes from the coding sequence ATGAAAAAGATACATCAAATAGTAAGTATAGGGGCACAGTGGCCAACATTAGATCCATTTTTATTTACAGCACATCATAAGGAGGTATATCCTAAAGGGAATGACGATATGAGTATATCAGTTTCTCTAGAGGGTAGAAATGTAGGAAGCGATTTTTCAAGTAAAGATGGGTGGAGTATGTATCATGGACGAAAGATTCCTGGTTTTCCGTATCATCCACATAGAGGTTTTGAAACAATTACGGTAGTGGAAGAAGGATTTGCAGATCACTCGGATTCTTTAGGGGCTTATGGCCGTTTTGGAAATGGTGATGTACAATGGATGACTGCAGGAAAAGGTGTACAGCATTCCGAGATGTTCCCATTGTTAGCTACTGATAAGGAAAATCCGTTAGAGTTATTTCAGATTTGGTTAAACCTCCCTGCTAAGAGCAAAATGGTAGCTCCTGATTATAAGATGCTTTGGTCAGAAGATATTCCAATTGTTAAAGAAAACGATGATAAAGTTTCTGTAAAAGTGATTGCAGGACAATACAAAGAAACGATTCCTTTGGGAACAACAAACGACTCTTGGGCAAGTGTTAAGGAGAATAATGTAGGTGTTTGGAAAATTCATTTAGCATCTCATACCACTTATCAATTACCTTCTACAGAGGAAGGAACTAACAGGACTTTGTATTTCTACAGAGGTGAAGAAGTACAAATTGAAGATCAATTGATTACAAAGAATTCTTGTATTCATGTAAGTGAAAATGAGGTAATTACTATAAGTACTAATCAATCGGAAGCGTATATTTTGGTATTACAAGGGAAACCAATAAATGAACCTGTGGCTCAACACGGACCTTTTGTAATGAATACAAAAGAAGAATTACAAGATGCGTTTAGCGATTACCAACGTACAGAATTTGGTGGGTGGCCTTGGGAAGAAAAAGAAAAGGTACATGAGAAGTCAAAAGGACGTTTTGCTGTTTATCCTGACGGAAAATTGGAAGAAAAGAGTAAATAA
- a CDS encoding YdeI/OmpD-associated family protein: protein MKGYKTVDAYINGSEQWGSALEFLRALLLDTELEEGVKWGAPIYMIKGKNVIGMAAFKQYVGLWFHHGALLKDKQKVLYNAQEGKTKGLRQWRFQSLEELIDAKEVIIDYVKEAIDNQKAGREVEMSKKTTTVALPELLITALTEDPSLKSSFDTLTPGKRKEYAEYIETAKREATKLSRLEKIKPMIKEGVGLNDKYK from the coding sequence ATGAAAGGATATAAAACGGTTGATGCCTACATTAATGGATCAGAACAATGGGGTAGTGCTTTAGAGTTTCTCAGAGCCTTACTATTGGATACAGAATTGGAAGAAGGTGTAAAATGGGGAGCTCCAATTTATATGATCAAAGGAAAAAATGTTATCGGAATGGCAGCTTTTAAGCAATATGTTGGATTGTGGTTTCATCATGGAGCATTATTGAAGGACAAACAAAAAGTATTGTACAATGCCCAAGAAGGAAAGACAAAAGGACTAAGACAATGGAGGTTTCAAAGCCTAGAAGAACTAATTGATGCCAAAGAGGTGATCATTGATTATGTAAAAGAAGCAATTGATAATCAGAAAGCAGGAAGAGAGGTGGAAATGAGTAAGAAAACTACCACTGTTGCGTTACCCGAATTATTAATTACTGCATTGACTGAGGATCCTTCATTAAAATCATCATTTGATACATTAACTCCAGGAAAGCGAAAGGAATATGCCGAATATATTGAAACAGCGAAAAGAGAAGCCACTAAATTAAGCCGACTGGAGAAGATTAAACCTATGATAAAAGAAGGTGTAGGTTTAAATGATAAATATAAATAG
- a CDS encoding homogentisate 1,2-dioxygenase yields the protein MTYYYRLGKIPPKRHTQFRNDSGELYHEELVSSLGFSGVYSNIYHKNPPTNVKKVGPSTPYSYKILKDYGLKMTHLKTSGINYTGNDFLESRVPLMVNSSCIISICYPDQFSMPYIFKNADGDEMIYVYEGQGNLNSQFGKLPFKKGDYIVIPRTTMYQIEVEGEIKPKFLIVESKAPIETVGRYRNELGQLLEHSPYCERDLHPPIEINDYSDHKGDVEMKIKKGDALHQYFYGYHPFDIVGWDGFLYPYTFSIYDFEPITGRIHQPPPVHQTFQARGAFVVCSFVPRLFDYHPLSIPAPYNHSNIDSDEVLFYTEGEFMSRKGIDTGSFTLHPGGIPHGPHPGTMEKSIGKKETKEYAVMVDTFAPLHLTENCLPYLDEEYPYSWQ from the coding sequence ATGACTTACTATTATCGCCTTGGGAAAATTCCGCCTAAGAGGCACACGCAATTCCGTAACGACTCAGGAGAGTTGTATCATGAGGAATTAGTGAGTTCACTTGGCTTTTCTGGAGTGTACTCCAACATCTATCACAAAAATCCTCCTACAAATGTCAAAAAGGTTGGTCCTTCAACACCTTATTCCTATAAAATACTAAAGGATTATGGTTTAAAAATGACCCACCTTAAAACAAGTGGAATAAATTATACAGGAAATGATTTTCTTGAGAGTCGAGTACCTTTAATGGTGAACTCATCTTGTATAATTTCTATTTGTTATCCAGATCAATTCTCTATGCCTTACATCTTTAAAAATGCTGATGGTGATGAGATGATTTATGTATATGAAGGGCAGGGGAATCTAAACTCTCAATTTGGTAAACTGCCTTTTAAAAAGGGTGACTACATTGTTATACCAAGAACGACAATGTATCAAATAGAAGTGGAAGGAGAGATCAAGCCTAAGTTTTTAATTGTTGAATCAAAAGCACCAATTGAAACAGTTGGAAGATATAGAAATGAATTAGGGCAACTGTTAGAACATTCTCCTTATTGTGAAAGAGATTTACATCCTCCAATAGAAATTAATGATTATTCTGATCATAAAGGTGATGTAGAGATGAAGATTAAAAAGGGAGATGCTTTACATCAATATTTTTATGGATACCATCCATTTGATATTGTTGGTTGGGATGGTTTCTTGTATCCTTACACTTTCTCGATATATGATTTTGAACCAATAACAGGTAGAATTCATCAGCCGCCTCCAGTGCATCAAACATTTCAAGCAAGAGGAGCATTTGTCGTTTGTAGCTTTGTACCGAGATTATTTGATTATCACCCTTTAAGTATCCCGGCACCATACAATCATTCAAACATAGATTCCGATGAAGTATTATTTTATACGGAAGGAGAGTTTATGAGCAGAAAAGGTATAGATACAGGTTCGTTTACTTTGCATCCTGGAGGAATTCCTCATGGACCCCATCCAGGAACAATGGAAAAAAGTATAGGAAAAAAAGAAACAAAAGAATATGCTGTAATGGTAGATACTTTTGCTCCATTGCATCTGACTGAAAATTGCTTGCCTTATTTAGATGAGGAGTATCCTTATTCTTGGCAGTAA
- the purL gene encoding phosphoribosylformylglycinamidine synthase, which produces MVLFFRGNTDNVFAVHAGKALSQDNLEKLSWLFGNAQILEQTSLEGWFIGPRKEMLTPWSTNAVEITQNMGIEGLIRIEEFLQVASEKAAEFDPMLQALYEGLDGSIYTIDVKPEPIQLIEDIAAYNKEEGLALSEEEVTYLNEVSEKMNRKLTDSEVYGFAQVNSEHCRHKIFNGIFEIDGEEKPTSLFKLIKKTSQEAPDNLVSAYSDNVAFIQGPKAEQFAPKTQDKPDFFETSEYESVISLKAETHNFPTTVEPFNGAATGSGGEIRDRVAGGTGSMPLAGTAVYMTSYSRLEKDRKWEDGMKERPWLYQTPMEILIKASNGASDFGNKFGMPLIAGSVLTFEHEESDKKHGFDKVIMLAGGVGYAKKRDALKNTPEKGDKVVVMGGDNYRIGMGGGAVSSVATGEFSNSIELNAIQRSNPEMQKRVYNAVRAMAESEDNPIVSIHDHGAGGHLNCLSELVEETGGRIDLDKLPVGDPTLSAKEIVGNESQERMGLVINEKHIDTLQKVAERERSPFYVVGETTGDMQFTFKDSKTGEAPIDMPLDYMFGSAPKTILKDTTIDPNFSQVETDAVKVHEYLNDVLQLEAVASKDWLTNKVDRSVTGRVAKQQTAGELQLPLNNVSVMACDYRGKAGIATSIGHAPVAALIDPAAGSRNAISEALTNMVWAPLEGGLKSVSLSANWMWPCKNEGEDARLYRAVEACSDFAIQLGVNIPTGKDSLSMTQKYGDEKVYSPGTVIISTVGEVSDLKQVVEPVAKVGKKLIYVDLAKDGYSLGGSSLAQVLNKVGKRVSSVQDADYFAKGFEAIQTLIKEGRIVSGHDVSAGGLITALLEMTFPSKNVAYDIDITDLSQESLVNILFSETPSVIFQVEDERAFSKLEDAGINFKVIGTAVEGGATKVKFQDTTLEFNTEELRDVWTKTSYLLDRQQSGAENAKERYESYKISPLHYTYPENFTGQLSAYGIDADRKEKSGIKAAIIREKGVNGDREMAYSMHLAGFDVKDVHMTDLISGREDLSDVNFIVFVGGFSNSDVLGSAKGWAGAFLYNEKAKQALDNFYAREDTLSLGVCNGCQLMIELGLVTKGHDQKPKMLHNNSHKFESGFVNMEIPENNAVMLKSLSNTRLGVWVAHGEGKFDLPYAEEQYNIVGKYGYETYPANPNGSAFNTAALASEDGRHLVMMPHLERAIFPWNWAHYPERNDEVSPWIEAFVNAKNWVAEQTK; this is translated from the coding sequence ATGGTACTCTTTTTTCGAGGCAATACAGATAACGTATTCGCAGTCCACGCCGGTAAGGCATTATCTCAAGATAACTTAGAAAAACTATCTTGGTTATTCGGAAACGCTCAAATCCTTGAGCAAACTTCACTAGAAGGATGGTTTATTGGTCCACGTAAAGAAATGTTGACTCCTTGGAGTACAAACGCGGTGGAAATTACTCAAAACATGGGTATTGAAGGTTTGATCCGTATTGAAGAATTTCTTCAAGTAGCATCGGAAAAAGCCGCTGAATTCGATCCAATGTTGCAAGCACTTTACGAAGGTTTGGATGGTTCAATTTACACTATTGATGTAAAACCAGAGCCAATTCAGCTTATCGAAGATATTGCAGCTTACAACAAGGAGGAAGGTTTAGCTCTAAGTGAAGAGGAAGTAACTTACTTAAATGAAGTAAGTGAAAAAATGAACAGAAAGCTAACTGACTCAGAAGTATATGGCTTCGCACAAGTGAACTCAGAACACTGTCGCCACAAAATCTTTAATGGTATTTTTGAAATTGATGGAGAAGAGAAACCTACTTCTTTATTCAAGTTAATCAAAAAGACTTCTCAAGAAGCTCCAGATAATTTAGTTTCTGCTTACTCAGATAACGTAGCCTTTATTCAAGGTCCTAAAGCAGAACAGTTTGCTCCTAAAACTCAGGACAAACCAGATTTCTTCGAGACTTCGGAATACGAATCAGTAATTTCATTAAAAGCGGAAACACACAACTTCCCAACAACAGTAGAGCCTTTTAACGGTGCAGCTACTGGTTCTGGCGGTGAAATTCGTGACCGTGTTGCAGGTGGTACAGGTTCTATGCCTTTAGCAGGTACTGCTGTATATATGACTTCATACTCTCGTCTTGAAAAAGATAGAAAGTGGGAAGACGGAATGAAAGAACGTCCTTGGTTATACCAAACACCAATGGAAATCTTGATTAAAGCATCTAATGGAGCATCGGATTTTGGTAACAAATTCGGTATGCCTTTGATCGCTGGATCAGTATTGACTTTCGAGCATGAAGAATCAGACAAGAAACACGGTTTCGATAAAGTGATTATGCTTGCAGGTGGTGTTGGTTATGCTAAAAAAAGAGACGCTCTAAAAAATACACCTGAAAAAGGTGATAAAGTGGTTGTTATGGGTGGTGACAACTATAGAATTGGTATGGGCGGTGGCGCTGTTTCTTCAGTAGCTACTGGTGAATTCTCTAATTCTATTGAGTTGAATGCAATCCAACGTTCCAACCCTGAAATGCAGAAACGTGTGTATAACGCAGTTCGTGCAATGGCAGAGTCTGAAGACAACCCAATTGTTTCAATTCACGATCACGGTGCAGGTGGACACTTGAACTGTCTTTCAGAATTAGTGGAAGAAACAGGTGGTAGAATTGATTTGGATAAACTTCCAGTAGGTGATCCAACTTTATCAGCAAAAGAAATCGTAGGTAACGAATCTCAAGAAAGAATGGGATTAGTTATTAACGAAAAACATATTGATACTTTACAGAAAGTTGCAGAGCGTGAGCGTTCTCCATTCTACGTAGTAGGTGAGACAACAGGCGATATGCAATTTACTTTTAAAGATTCAAAAACAGGAGAAGCACCAATCGATATGCCATTGGACTATATGTTTGGTAGTGCTCCTAAAACAATCTTAAAGGATACGACAATTGATCCTAACTTCTCTCAAGTAGAAACGGATGCAGTGAAGGTTCATGAGTATTTAAATGATGTACTTCAATTAGAAGCGGTAGCATCAAAAGATTGGTTAACAAACAAAGTAGACCGTTCTGTAACTGGACGTGTAGCGAAGCAACAAACGGCTGGTGAATTACAATTGCCATTGAACAACGTTTCAGTAATGGCTTGTGATTACAGAGGTAAAGCGGGTATTGCTACTTCCATTGGACATGCTCCAGTAGCTGCTTTGATCGATCCTGCTGCAGGTTCAAGAAATGCCATCTCAGAAGCATTAACAAACATGGTTTGGGCTCCTCTAGAAGGCGGTTTAAAATCAGTTTCTCTTTCTGCAAACTGGATGTGGCCTTGTAAGAACGAAGGTGAAGATGCTCGTTTATATAGAGCAGTGGAAGCTTGTTCTGATTTTGCTATTCAATTAGGAGTGAATATCCCAACAGGTAAGGATTCACTTTCTATGACTCAAAAATACGGTGATGAGAAAGTATATTCTCCAGGTACAGTAATTATTTCTACTGTTGGTGAAGTATCTGATCTGAAACAAGTTGTTGAGCCAGTAGCAAAAGTAGGTAAGAAATTAATCTATGTAGACTTAGCAAAAGATGGTTATTCTTTAGGTGGATCATCATTAGCTCAAGTATTAAATAAAGTAGGTAAGCGCGTTTCTTCAGTTCAGGATGCAGATTACTTTGCAAAAGGATTTGAAGCAATTCAGACATTAATCAAAGAGGGTAGAATCGTTTCAGGACACGACGTGTCAGCAGGTGGTTTAATCACAGCTTTACTTGAAATGACATTCCCATCTAAGAATGTAGCCTACGATATCGACATTACTGATCTTTCTCAAGAAAGCTTAGTGAATATCTTGTTCTCTGAAACGCCATCAGTAATTTTCCAAGTTGAAGACGAAAGAGCATTCTCTAAATTAGAAGATGCTGGTATCAACTTCAAAGTAATTGGTACTGCTGTTGAAGGTGGAGCCACTAAAGTGAAGTTCCAAGACACTACTTTAGAGTTCAATACAGAAGAACTACGTGATGTATGGACGAAAACATCTTATTTATTAGATAGACAACAATCTGGCGCTGAGAATGCAAAAGAACGTTATGAGTCGTATAAGATCTCTCCTTTACATTACACTTACCCTGAAAACTTTACAGGTCAACTTTCTGCTTATGGAATTGATGCTGATCGTAAAGAAAAATCAGGTATCAAAGCAGCCATCATTCGTGAGAAAGGTGTAAACGGTGATAGAGAAATGGCTTACTCTATGCACTTAGCTGGTTTTGATGTAAAAGATGTTCATATGACTGACCTAATCTCTGGTAGAGAAGATCTTTCAGATGTGAACTTCATTGTATTCGTTGGTGGATTCTCTAACTCAGACGTTTTAGGTTCTGCAAAAGGATGGGCAGGTGCTTTCCTTTACAACGAAAAAGCAAAACAAGCGTTAGACAATTTCTACGCTAGAGAAGATACACTTTCATTAGGTGTTTGTAACGGATGTCAGTTGATGATCGAACTTGGTTTAGTAACTAAAGGACATGATCAAAAACCTAAAATGTTACATAACAACTCTCACAAATTTGAATCAGGTTTCGTGAACATGGAAATCCCTGAGAATAATGCAGTGATGTTGAAATCGTTATCAAATACTCGTTTGGGTGTTTGGGTGGCACACGGTGAAGGTAAATTCGATCTTCCTTACGCAGAAGAGCAATACAATATCGTAGGTAAGTACGGATATGAAACATACCCTGCTAACCCTAACGGTTCTGCTTTCAACACAGCCGCTTTAGCTTCAGAAGATGGTCGTCATTTAGTAATGATGCCTCACTTGGAGCGTGCGATCTTCCCTTGGAACTGGGCACACTACCCAGAAAGAAACGACGAAGTTTCTCCTTGGATCGAAGCATTTGTCAATGCTAAGAACTGGGTTGCTGAGCAAACGAAGTAA
- a CDS encoding NUMOD4 motif-containing HNH endonuclease, with translation MSKTSPEKVTEEIWMELPFTDKKYEISNQGKVKSYARSQKGEIIKGRDIGGGYLSIDCKVNDKKKSYYVHRLVAELFLDKPKEENEIVIHKDGDKSNNNVENLEWCTLKTRFATKRKYIPDYSEKFVKSCKASKKTSEKPQDGHDYFMYKNKYHRISDNGSCLFIRVNEDGKWKSLAIAEIILRDMGKLKPSKAHKLAYRDWDYKNLNKINLFWETQADKSTRLLEQRPLQLDRIRKMGQSHRKEIAQRKKDLIHKYLEEGKSIAKISRLLNIGYTRLYNYINENDLSAITQYSKKEEEYD, from the coding sequence ATGAGTAAAACTTCGCCTGAAAAAGTGACAGAAGAAATTTGGATGGAACTGCCTTTTACTGATAAAAAATATGAAATCAGTAACCAAGGAAAAGTCAAATCATACGCTCGATCTCAGAAAGGAGAAATAATTAAAGGACGAGACATTGGTGGTGGATATTTATCTATAGACTGTAAGGTTAATGATAAAAAGAAATCATACTATGTACATCGTTTAGTAGCTGAACTATTTCTAGATAAACCCAAAGAGGAAAACGAAATTGTCATCCATAAAGATGGAGATAAATCTAACAACAACGTTGAAAACCTTGAATGGTGTACCCTAAAAACTAGATTTGCAACTAAAAGAAAATATATTCCTGACTATTCTGAGAAGTTCGTAAAGAGCTGCAAAGCATCAAAAAAGACAAGTGAAAAGCCACAAGATGGGCACGACTATTTCATGTACAAGAATAAATACCACAGAATCTCTGATAATGGATCTTGTTTATTTATTCGTGTAAATGAAGATGGTAAATGGAAATCTTTAGCCATAGCTGAAATTATTCTTCGGGATATGGGCAAACTAAAACCTTCCAAAGCACATAAGTTGGCCTATAGAGACTGGGATTATAAAAACCTCAATAAAATCAACTTGTTCTGGGAAACACAAGCAGACAAATCTACACGTTTGCTTGAACAAAGACCTCTTCAATTGGATAGAATTAGAAAAATGGGTCAATCGCATAGAAAGGAGATTGCTCAACGTAAAAAAGATCTGATTCACAAATACCTTGAAGAAGGAAAGAGTATCGCAAAAATTAGTCGTTTGTTGAATATTGGTTATACTCGTTTATATAATTATATCAACGAAAATGATCTTTCAGCAATAACTCAATATTCTAAAAAAGAAGAAGAGTACGATTAA
- a CDS encoding XRE family transcriptional regulator, with protein MSKNASLFGANLRYLRQKKDGKLSQTDLGDQLSTETDQVSRSAISSYEDGRAEPNYTRLEKICSFFNVTIDQILKEDLTKLDPKEIEKKENSKEHISGDNLRILTITTNDNGDENIEMVPERARAGYATGYSDLNFISKLDKYSLPFLPKGKTYRAFEISGDSMPPLEEGTIIIGEYIDDWNNVKDGQVCIVTTRSEGFVLKKVYNNVDKNNTYILKSTNLRYSPYEVEVHDISEMWKLVAHISKDFPDSDQNNGLNDMQEAIWRLDQEVLSLKRKK; from the coding sequence ATGTCGAAAAACGCCTCATTATTTGGTGCTAATTTAAGGTACCTCAGACAAAAAAAAGATGGTAAATTAAGTCAAACTGACCTTGGTGATCAGTTGAGCACAGAAACTGATCAAGTATCAAGAAGTGCTATTTCATCTTATGAGGATGGCCGAGCAGAACCCAATTACACACGATTAGAAAAAATTTGTAGCTTCTTTAATGTTACTATTGATCAAATATTAAAAGAAGATCTTACAAAGCTTGATCCTAAAGAGATTGAGAAAAAGGAAAACTCTAAAGAACATATTTCAGGAGATAATCTCAGAATTTTAACCATTACCACTAATGATAACGGTGATGAAAATATTGAAATGGTTCCTGAACGTGCTAGAGCGGGTTATGCAACAGGATATTCAGATCTTAATTTCATCAGTAAATTAGATAAATATAGTTTACCATTCTTACCGAAAGGAAAGACGTATAGAGCTTTTGAAATAAGTGGTGACTCTATGCCTCCACTTGAAGAAGGTACGATTATCATTGGTGAATATATTGATGATTGGAATAATGTTAAAGACGGACAGGTATGTATTGTTACTACCCGTTCTGAAGGTTTTGTTTTGAAAAAGGTGTACAATAATGTAGACAAGAATAATACATATATCCTTAAGTCTACCAACCTTAGATATTCACCTTATGAGGTAGAAGTTCATGACATTAGTGAAATGTGGAAATTAGTGGCTCATATTTCTAAAGACTTCCCAGATAGTGATCAAAATAACGGATTAAACGACATGCAAGAAGCTATTTGGCGACTGGACCAAGAAGTACTTAGCTTGAAAAGGAAAAAATAA
- the sppA gene encoding signal peptide peptidase SppA, whose product MKGFLKTTLAVIVGVFISSAIIFLFSAMMFGAIIAASSKSEPSKIDPNSVLVLDISKSFKEIGETDPFEKFNSSYFPSNSAIGIHDFVDVIDKAAKDDNISGIYLKGGTFGGSMPMAIEVREALEEFKSNDKFVWAYADGISEAGYYVISESDKIFLNPHGGLEFNGLSSEIMYYKKFFEKIGVEPEVFRVGKYKSAVEPFLTDKMSDANREQITSYLNNLYNHYLEGVAASRGLGLDEIRDISNNMKIRNAKDALHYKFVDELVYVDQVKEYLAEKFELESFSDVNTVGYSKYKDALDARPRRRGEGKIAILSAEGEIIYGKKESGQTAISNKDLIENINDLAEDDDVSAVVLRVNSPGGSALSSDLIWRAIEKLKEKKPVVASMSTYAASGGYYISAGCDKIIAYPNTITGSIGIFGLAFNPSELVNKKLGLQTYAVSTGKFSNFQSVLDDFSEEDRQIIQASVEEGYETFTSKVAQGRKMKVEDILKIAQGRVWTGEQAKEVGLVDELGGIDKAIEMAASLAELENDDYQIEHFPGEKDFLQEFLTNLDNSAKARVKTYMYGEYATYMDKTFKWMNSMKGVQASIPYYQEIEGFERP is encoded by the coding sequence ATGAAAGGTTTTTTAAAAACTACCCTTGCAGTTATAGTAGGCGTATTTATTTCTTCCGCAATTATTTTCTTGTTTTCAGCAATGATGTTTGGGGCGATTATAGCAGCTTCAAGCAAAAGTGAACCGTCTAAAATTGACCCTAATTCAGTATTAGTTCTCGATATTTCAAAAAGCTTTAAAGAAATCGGTGAAACTGATCCATTCGAAAAATTTAATTCGAGTTATTTTCCATCAAATTCGGCAATAGGAATACATGATTTTGTTGATGTAATCGATAAAGCAGCAAAAGACGACAATATTTCTGGTATCTATTTAAAAGGAGGTACTTTTGGTGGATCAATGCCAATGGCAATTGAAGTTAGAGAAGCATTAGAAGAGTTTAAGTCGAACGATAAATTTGTATGGGCTTATGCGGATGGTATTTCAGAAGCTGGTTATTATGTGATTTCAGAATCAGACAAAATCTTTTTGAATCCTCATGGAGGGTTAGAATTTAATGGTTTGTCGTCTGAAATAATGTACTATAAAAAGTTCTTCGAGAAAATTGGGGTTGAACCTGAAGTATTCAGAGTTGGGAAATATAAATCAGCAGTTGAGCCATTCTTAACTGATAAAATGAGTGATGCTAACAGAGAACAAATCACTTCTTATCTGAATAACTTATATAATCATTATTTGGAAGGTGTTGCAGCTTCTAGAGGTTTAGGACTTGATGAGATTAGAGATATTTCTAACAACATGAAAATCCGTAACGCTAAAGACGCTCTTCATTACAAGTTTGTAGATGAGTTGGTTTACGTAGATCAAGTAAAAGAATATTTAGCTGAAAAGTTTGAATTGGAAAGTTTCTCTGATGTTAATACTGTAGGTTACTCAAAGTATAAGGATGCATTAGATGCTAGACCAAGAAGAAGAGGAGAAGGTAAAATTGCTATTTTATCGGCTGAGGGTGAGATTATCTACGGTAAGAAAGAAAGTGGTCAAACAGCTATTAGCAATAAAGATTTGATCGAGAATATTAATGATTTGGCTGAAGATGATGATGTAAGTGCTGTTGTTTTAAGAGTGAACTCACCTGGAGGAAGTGCATTATCATCGGATCTCATTTGGAGAGCTATCGAAAAATTAAAAGAAAAGAAACCTGTAGTGGCTTCAATGTCAACTTATGCAGCATCAGGTGGATACTATATTTCAGCGGGTTGTGATAAAATTATCGCTTACCCTAACACTATTACAGGTTCTATAGGTATTTTCGGTTTAGCTTTTAATCCATCAGAATTAGTTAATAAGAAATTAGGCTTACAAACTTATGCAGTGTCTACTGGTAAGTTTTCTAACTTTCAGTCTGTTTTGGATGATTTCTCTGAAGAAGATAGACAAATTATTCAAGCAAGTGTAGAAGAAGGGTATGAAACATTTACTTCTAAAGTAGCACAAGGTAGAAAAATGAAAGTCGAAGACATTCTTAAAATCGCACAAGGTCGTGTTTGGACTGGTGAACAAGCAAAAGAAGTGGGTTTAGTAGATGAACTAGGAGGAATTGATAAAGCCATTGAAATGGCTGCTTCATTGGCTGAATTGGAGAATGATGATTATCAAATAGAACATTTCCCTGGTGAAAAAGACTTTTTACAAGAATTCTTGACGAATTTAGATAATTCAGCTAAAGCAAGAGTGAAAACATATATGTATGGAGAGTATGCGACATACATGGATAAAACCTTTAAGTGGATGAATTCTATGAAAGGAGTTCAAGCATCCATACCTTATTATCAAGAGATCGAAGGATTCGAAAGACCATAG